A stretch of Leptospira hartskeerlii DNA encodes these proteins:
- a CDS encoding ACP S-malonyltransferase, giving the protein MAVANFLNEAKTQGNKLFLQFGGQGSPWLKELSKLYETDPSLKELFDTAFKALAEEVPSLRKDIISQGYDFESWIKNPESAPDENYLCSATVSIVGIFLTQTANYVSLVNKGFATSELIANAAGATGHSQGIIPAVLIALGKEGADFYKEYTKFLKFVLYLGYRAQELYGIFNPSEEVLKGNEEIGDKQPAPMVAVIGYTAAELSERVQSTNAELGLSGTKAIYVSLFNTPDSNIVSGNPEALLAFRKKFKAEMDEKKVKFVYLRTTAPFHCPIMDETEKTVPKDMERIGFSYKGSDLKIPVYSIFDGRNYQNEADISLPLFREVLIKALHWDKATTTFVKTPKLVGIDFGPSVVSQKLTQANLGTSENKIYSASSPKDIKVLLA; this is encoded by the coding sequence ATGGCAGTAGCAAACTTTTTGAACGAAGCAAAAACTCAAGGCAATAAACTATTTTTGCAATTCGGAGGCCAGGGTTCTCCTTGGTTGAAGGAACTTTCTAAACTTTACGAAACAGATCCTTCTTTAAAAGAATTATTTGATACTGCTTTCAAAGCTCTAGCAGAAGAAGTTCCTAGCTTAAGAAAAGATATCATCTCTCAAGGATACGATTTCGAATCCTGGATCAAAAACCCTGAATCTGCTCCTGACGAAAACTATCTCTGCAGCGCTACAGTTTCCATCGTAGGTATCTTCCTCACACAAACAGCAAATTACGTCTCTTTAGTTAATAAAGGTTTCGCAACTTCCGAACTTATCGCAAACGCTGCGGGAGCAACCGGTCATAGCCAAGGGATCATTCCTGCAGTATTGATCGCATTAGGAAAAGAAGGCGCCGACTTCTATAAAGAATATACTAAATTTTTGAAATTCGTTCTATATCTTGGATACAGAGCTCAGGAACTTTACGGGATTTTTAATCCTTCTGAAGAAGTTCTAAAAGGTAACGAAGAGATCGGAGACAAACAGCCTGCTCCAATGGTTGCAGTTATCGGCTACACCGCTGCTGAACTTTCTGAAAGAGTTCAAAGCACAAATGCGGAACTTGGACTCAGCGGAACTAAAGCAATTTATGTTTCTCTATTCAACACTCCTGATTCGAATATCGTTTCCGGAAATCCGGAAGCCCTTCTTGCTTTCCGTAAAAAGTTCAAAGCAGAGATGGATGAGAAAAAAGTAAAATTCGTCTATTTGAGAACTACCGCACCTTTCCATTGCCCGATCATGGATGAGACTGAAAAGACTGTTCCAAAAGATATGGAAAGGATCGGATTCAGCTACAAAGGTTCCGATTTAAAGATCCCGGTTTATTCTATCTTTGACGGAAGAAACTATCAGAACGAAGCGGACATCAGCTTACCTCTATTTAGAGAAGTTTTGATCAAAGCTCTTCATTGGGATAAAGCGACTACTACCTTCGTTAAAACTCCTAAGTTAGTCGGTATCGATTTTGGACCAAGTGTTGTTTCTCAAAAATTAACCCAAGCAAACTTGGGAACTTCTGAAAACAAGATTTATAGCGCATCCAGTCCGAAAGACATCAAGGTACTTTTGGCTTAA
- a CDS encoding ABC transporter ATP-binding protein: MIKVRNLSKFYGEKLAIDRLNFELKEGEIVGLLGLNGAGKTTTIRILTGYLMATDGLCEFNGLNTFEHPIDVKKKIGYLPETPPLYPELTVIEYLTFAARIKQISEEDISSELNRVLGLTDLTQVKEKVIETLSLGFRKRVGIAQAILGNPEIIIMDEPISGLDPKQIVEIRNLIHGLKENHTILLSSHILPEVYKTCNRFLFLHKGRLVYQCDRQELEREMENLSGLEVTLSGKSRSETEAYLNGIASKSGATFKFVGEDSVGSTFLINTSSERKFKEELYSGISSSGILPEFIRKQDVTLEQIFMNKV, from the coding sequence ATGATAAAAGTAAGGAACCTTTCCAAATTTTACGGAGAGAAATTAGCCATTGATCGCCTGAATTTCGAACTCAAAGAGGGAGAGATTGTAGGCTTGCTTGGCCTTAATGGTGCGGGAAAAACAACCACGATCCGGATACTCACCGGTTACTTGATGGCAACCGACGGACTATGCGAGTTCAACGGACTGAACACATTCGAACATCCTATTGATGTAAAGAAGAAGATAGGTTATCTTCCGGAAACTCCTCCTCTTTATCCGGAATTAACTGTGATAGAGTATCTCACTTTCGCAGCTAGGATTAAACAGATCTCGGAAGAAGATATTTCTTCCGAACTGAATCGAGTTTTAGGTCTTACCGATCTTACACAAGTGAAGGAGAAGGTGATCGAAACACTTTCACTTGGATTCAGAAAGAGAGTGGGGATCGCTCAAGCTATTTTAGGAAATCCTGAAATTATTATTATGGACGAACCTATTTCCGGCTTGGACCCGAAACAAATAGTAGAAATTCGTAATTTAATTCACGGTTTGAAAGAAAATCATACAATTCTTCTTTCTAGCCATATCCTTCCTGAAGTTTACAAAACCTGCAATCGGTTCCTTTTCCTACATAAAGGAAGATTGGTATACCAATGTGATCGCCAGGAATTGGAAAGGGAGATGGAAAATCTTTCCGGTCTAGAAGTAACTTTATCGGGAAAATCCAGATCTGAAACTGAAGCCTATCTGAATGGCATCGCGAGCAAATCGGGCGCGACTTTCAAATTCGTAGGAGAAGATTCAGTAGGTTCAACTTTTCTGATAAACACTTCTTCCGAAAGGAAGTTTAAAGAAGAATTATATTCCGGAATTTCTTCCTCCGGCATTCTGCCTGAATTTATTCGTAAGCAGGATGTGACTTTAGAACAAATCTTTATGAACAAGGTTTAA